The Fusarium poae strain DAOMC 252244 chromosome 2, whole genome shotgun sequence nucleotide sequence CGTCATTTATTACAATGACTCCATCGACTCGGACAACCTCGCAGCTGCTATGGCGTTGTGGAAGGCGACATACAAAAGGAAGAACACTCGTGTGATTTGGATTATAGAGCCTCGTCAAGTGTGTTTTGGACTATCCATGACGGCGGAGCAAGTATCCAGATGTAAAGATTTGATACAGGAACACTTTTCGTCGCTAGGAAACCCTTTCAAGGTGCTTCTGGGTGGACTTATCGAGCAGGAGGATCTTGATAAGACCGACGGTCTCGCAGGAGCTGATCGTCATCTAGTaagctcctcttcctcggaTACCGTATTGAGAATATTACTAACATCAATGCAGCTTCAAATGGCTGTCAAATCAGAATACGGCTCAAAGGACAATGCCGCACTTCATGGCCGTCTTACTGCTTGGGACTTTGCTTCTTGTTTGGCCGAGTGGTCAAACAACGCCTCAAATGAAGTTTTCGTGGACTTTGAAAGCTTAGAAGAGATTGAGAATCCCGTGAATCTCAactttcatcatcatgaagAACTTGTCAACCGAAGCGCAGACGAACTGAAGACATACGAGACTATCCTGAATGAATCATTTCAACAAAGAACGCAAAGCCTACAAAACTGGTACGAGGAATGTGTCAAGAGAATCGCACATAAGGAAGGCAATTCAAACACATCCGTACAGCCGCTTAATTTGAACGCTCTCTATAATGCGATCGAAAATGCATCAAGTGTTCGTTTCTTTGGGGGTTCCTCTTTGAGGATCTTGAGACTGTTTCTCGAAAAAGGAGTGGCTAGCAAGATCAAATGCCATCTGCAAGTGGTATGTCTCAAGTTACGATATACCGATTCCGTGTACTAACAATTACAAGGGTTCCTGTGATATGTCGGCAAATCTATTCGCAAATCAGTTTAATATCGCCCTCAACCGAGACGCAGCCAAGACAGTGCTTAATCGATCAGCAGAGTTCTCAAAGTTCACCGTCGTACCTTCACATACAGCGcaaagtataaaatactcAGCACTAGGTCTGAAGAATGCCGGAGGTCATTGCTTGGAGAAGCGAATTTTAGGCTTCAACTGCCGTGAGGATCCCCTTAAGATCGTCACAAACAGTGTCTCATTAGAAGGCCAATACTCCGACAAATCATACCCGATGCCTGACTTGACCGCATTCTTATGTGCGCTTGTCCCCAAATATATGGAATCCTTGGGATCAAAAGTGGGTTTCATAGAAATCGATGAGAAGGATTCCAATGGCGCACTTCTCTTTAGACCTTCTGACAAGGGAATTCAGATGTACGATTTGAGCGAGAGCACGACATTAACGGAGTCTGAGGTGACAGCGATTTTTGAGAAAATAGCAAGGGGTGATGTGCTTTTGGATCAGGCTTGATACCCAACGGCGTCCTGGAAGACAATAGACGattcttttgttttgttttgtggtTTATTAAATACCGTACGCAAGTTTATGACGCGAATATCTTTGACGAATACCACGAATTTTTCGAGATAAACGATGGAACCTTATGATTTTTCAATAGAACCAGTCTTTACATTTAAAAATAACGTTTAATTGCATTCAAAAGATACCTAACTTATAGACACTGGGACGTTCATGTTGTTGTCGCCACATCTAATAGCCTGGTCTTGTCTATCGCCAATCAGCCACAAGACCCTTCAATGTGGCGTCATCAGCCTTGTCAACTCCTCTTGCCAATTTCCATACTTTAGCCAACAAACCTTCAACAGCCTCAGGCTGTGGCAAGAGTTATTCCTACAAATTCAAAACTTAAACACAGGGAACTTGATTGAGCGGTACATATATCTGGAGCCATGTCCGCCAGTTATTGGCAGTCGACGCAATGTCGATTCTGGACCTTCACCAAGGAACAGCTCGCGACAATGCGACAGAAGCTCGAGGAAGACAATGCTGAACTCGTGCGCATGTTTCCCCTCCCGCAGCAACGCCATTTGTACATATGCTTTAACCAACGTGCGTGaccttatttatcttttcGGAACGTACGGCATGGCTGACTTGAACAAATAGAGCTGATAAGGTTGGCGAAGCGACTGACGATTCGACAACAATCCATGGCCACGGCGCAGGTCTACATGAAGCGATTCTATTCGAAAGTCGAGATCCGCCGCACGAACCCGTACCTCGTGGTAGCGACCGCGATATACCTTGCGTGCAAGATAGAAGAGTCACCCCAGCATATCCGAGTTATCGTCACGGAGGCGCGACAAATGTGGGGAGATGTCGCCATTGACACGTCCAAGTTGGGAGAGTGCGAGTTTTTCATGATAAGTGAAATGCGATCACAACTTATTGTATACCAACCATACCGAACCGTCGTCGCACTGCGAAGCGAACTTGGATTGCAAGAGGACGAGGTGCAACTCGCTCGATCGGTGATTAATGATCACTTCATGACAGACCTTCCGCTACTATACCCTCCTCATGTTATTGCAATGGTAGCCATGCTTCTGGCCTTGGTTCTCAGACCCAATAATTCTGGACCCGGGCAAAACGCATCAGgggcagcggcagcagcaggaCTCGCAGCAGCTCAACAGGCACTGATGCGTGCCCAAGGCCAGCAGAcgccaggaggaggaggaactACAGAGGCTGCAACCGCGGAGCCCAAGGAGAGGCAGCAGCAAGCTCGAGTGTCTAGAGTGCAAAAGTTTGCCAAGTGGTTGGTTGACAGCAACGTGGATATTGCATCGATGGTAGATGCTACACAGGAGATAATCTCTTTTTACGAATGTTATGAGCACTACAACGACAAGCTCACCCGAGAACAAATTAATAGATTTGTTAAGGCGCGAGGGCTCGATAAGTAATATTGGTATTAGCGATACGAGACACGAGACATGAAGTACTTATGGGGCGAGCATACACAGGACAGGATATACGTATAGGGCGTTTCATGGAGTTTGGGTTTTTGAGCTtagagattatatttataaaactGTTTTGTCTGCTAGAGCTGTAGGATTGAGTGTGTTGGTTCTGGACTACCACTAACTGCCAGAATTACAACACAAACACAAGTGAGTACAAGGTATCGAGGCTCTATCTATGTTGGACCATGGAGATTTAACACCTTAACAATTAAACTACTGAGGTAGTGTCCTCGGTTGACCGGATGTCCTCCGCAACATCGACACGTATTTTCTGTTACGAGGTTGGCACATTGTCTGTTTGAACCTGTCAAACATCGACTTAACCAATACTTGGGCAAGCTTGGCACGAATATCCTTTGCTTGAGAAGAAAATTTTGATAGACCCTCAATGCACTGGAACTAAACTACCAATTGGCTTCTTAACTTTACCAGTCTAGTTTCAGACCATGTGAATATTTGCATTCTTCTAGAAGAAATTGATTCAAACATGAGGAGCCCTTTAGTTTTATGCCGAGACAGAGCGAGGGTGCTAGCAGCTAAAGACAGCAAGAGAATAGCTCAGCGGGTCCTTCCGGGGCACTAAGCATAATGCAGTGCCTCTGATTGATCGTCAGAGCAGCTCCAGCAGTGCCCGACAGTGCCCAGGGCGGCTTCTGAAAGTCGGGGCTTAGGTAGCTCCACTGCAGCAATTCTGGTGTATTTTTCTAGACTAGCAAGACTAAAAggtaacagaaaagttgacctcCGAGTTTCAgactacaaaaataaacaatcTGAAATATGGagtctaaatagcataaaaTGACTTAGTAATTTCGGCTCTTAGACTTTTGACGACCAGGGTTTCTGGTACCCCAAGGAAGGAGTAGCAAAAGATTAACCCAGTTTGGGGTTCCCTCCCAGCTACCAACGTCACAGCTCGCTCGCCAATTGGCATTTCAACACCAGCTTTTTCTTCCTGACTTTAGATGCCCTGTTCAGTAATGTCCTTCCGGTAGCCCGATAGCACTCCCTTTGATTTCGCAGCAACTCGATAAGCCTTATTTTACAACCCCATAAAGACGACGCTTCCCTGCAGCGCAGGGCATTTTGCGCCCGCTGCGCCTACCAAACCTGAACTCTTGCCGGATCGAGATATGCCACCAGCGCATCCATAGCCATCGTCATGAGCGTGACCAGTATAGTTGAGGGAGTTGAGGATGGGCTTAGGGAGCCACAAAACTCTCGCGATGCTCGGGTCGAAGAACTTTGGTCGAGCCTCGAGCCTGATCATACAGGAGAACTTGATCTCAAGGGTCTGAAGAAGGGGCTTCGGAGGATTGATCACCGTAAGCGAAGGGTCCTTGCTGGCTCATGCTGGACAGAGATGCTGATGAGAAACTACAGCCATGAAGAACGCCGACGACATGCTAAAACGAATCATGGAAGAGGTGGACAGAAATGGCGATGGAAAGATCCAATATAACGGTACGCAACCTGTCTACTGTGACTGTCAAGCGTCCCCCGACCTTCCGATATTGCCTCGGTTCCTGCGACTGCGATCTTGAAAGCTTACTTTTCGCTCTTTCTTACGCCATTTAGAGTTCCGAAAATTCGTCGAGAATGCAGAGCGCCAGCTCTTTGCCCTTTTCAGATCAATTGACAAGGACGGAAATGGGAAGCTGGACAAGCTTGAGCTTCAAACAGCTTTTAAGAACGCCGGACTCACACTATCGAACCGCCGCCTCAGTGAGTTCTTTGACGATATGGATATCAACAACGACGGTTATGTCACGTTTGACGAATGGCGGTCAGTCTT carries:
- the SSN8 gene encoding RNA polymerase II holoenzyme cyclin-like subunit (TransMembrane:1 (o187-205i)~BUSCO:41091at5125), yielding MSASYWQSTQCRFWTFTKEQLATMRQKLEEDNAELVRMFPLPQQRHLYICFNQQLIRLAKRLTIRQQSMATAQVYMKRFYSKVEIRRTNPYLVVATAIYLACKIEESPQHIRVIVTEARQMWGDVAIDTSKLGECEFFMISEMRSQLIVYQPYRTVVALRSELGLQEDEVQLARSVINDHFMTDLPLLYPPHVIAMVAMLLALVLRPNNSGPGQNASGAAAAAGLAAAQQALMRAQGQQTPGGGGTTEAATAEPKERQQQARVSRVQKFAKWLVDSNVDIASMVDATQEIISFYECYEHYNDKLTREQINRFVKARGLDK